In Arachis hypogaea cultivar Tifrunner chromosome 7, arahy.Tifrunner.gnm2.J5K5, whole genome shotgun sequence, the genomic window TGCTTGCATGACTTAGGTTCTACTTTCTTTTGACTTTGGACTTTGTTTCTCGATTATCCCATGCATTTTCTGTTAATGTTAGTGTGAAGAGTGTATGAAATTagtctcaaataaaaaaaataaaaaaaatgaagagtttataagatgagagactcgTTAACTTATTACCTTAAGATTTTGAGTTAGATATaatgtcttctcatcttatattATTTCACttgatttttcttcaaaatttccGTCAAGAATTTTCCATGATAGCCCAACATTCTCGTCACTAACCAAGCGACATTTTTCTAAAGGTATCCACCGTGACATTTGTTTTTgcattattattttgttaatcaCAAATCTTACATGAATTGCTTGCGGAATGGGGAAGACTTGAGATGATGTAATGTTGTTGAAGGGTTGgacaaacaaaaattaaagctCATTTAGAATAGTGTTTGGCGTATACTATATCAAAAATTacatgaaattaatttttaagcgattaatattagttaatttttttattgtgaaattatttttaacttttttatgattaaaatttagaatataaaatttaaaataaaaaaagttaatattaactgaaaaaagtaactcactaattaaactcatattatatttattgataataaTGGAACGATAGTGTATATATAAAGAAATGTTTTGTCTACTATTGTTGTATGATAATGATGATAGAAGAGAAGTAGATACAAAATTATGTAGAGAGAACAAGAAATTTATTATCAATATAGTATCACTAAATATACTTGAATTTATATATCATACACTCTTTATAATAATATAGTCATTATATTAATCACTCTTtacaaatacaaaatacactttgGTTTGCTTTGTATTTGATGTATACCATAAAGTATTTCATAGCCTATTTATAGACAAATTTATGACATACAAATTATTATACAAATTTACCAAATCTGACCAAATAAATTAGGCATAGCAcgtcaatgagtaatagctcaaatgacataatctttctATTTATAGttgattttattgtattgaatatatatagatatccaTATGTTATAATACATATATTATAAGAAAGTTTTATGGTGGCATTGATTTTGGTGGTTAAGAGTGGCATAAATCTAAATTTATGCCATCTTAGTCACTAAAACCAACCATGGAACTTCCCATATTATAATATCTATTATATTGTGTCAATGTAATGACCGAAAATGAAAGAAATAGTCAAATTATAGGGCACGCATATATACTTTCCAAATGACCCTTATTTGGAAGTCTAAATTTAAGTCGTCCATCCTGTATACGGTTAAGTACTTAAGTTAAACACAGATTAATGATACGAGCAAAGCTTATGAATTATGATGATATGAGACTAATAATAAAGCCCATAAGATTAATTCCAAATAATTAGATGGCTATAAATAGATAGGTCTTGATTGATGAATGGCATACCAATACCAATACCATAAACACTTAGTTTGTTGTGGCATAATAAGGCATAGTAATAATCAATGGGGTATTTTGTTAGAGTGGTGATGTGTGTGCATATGTTTATGTTATTCCATTTTTTTACATGTTTGTCTTCTCATTCATGCCATTCAGAGGAGACCTCTGCATTGCTTCACTTCAAGACAGAACTCATTACTGACACTGCCTTTTATGAGTATGATCGTGATTATGCTGATCTCTGCCCCCATGTTTATCCAAAGATGAGTACGTGGGGGAATGGGACAAATTGCTGCTCATGGATGGGTGTCACGTGCCACTCTCTGTCTGGTCACGTGATTGGTCTCGATCTCAGTTGCAGTGGAGTTGTAGGTAATATCCATCCTAACAGCACTCTTTTCCACCTTATTCATCTCCAAACACTTAGCCTTGCTTACAATTATATCTATGGTGATGTTCCTTTCCAAATCTCACACCTTTACAAATTACAATCACTTGATCTCTCTTGGAATCATGAGTTAGAGTGGAAAGAAAGCACTTGGAAGAGAATGTTGCAAAACGCAACAGCTTTATCTGAGATTGTATTGGATAAAACCGATATGACTTTAATTGGTCCAACACCAAATCCTTTCTCTTTGATCGCCAACTTGTCTTCCACTTTGGTTACTCTTAGTCTTGATGATACTTCGATAAACGGGTATGTGACTAGTGACATGCTCTGTTTACCCAATCTTCAATACCTCAGTCTAAGTAGCCCTCCAGGGGTTGGCCATGAAGGCATTCAAATCCATGTTCTAAACTTGAATTGTACCACTTCTCTTAGATTTTTGGATCTTTCTAGATGTTATTTCCAAGGGCCTATCCCTTCATCATTCTCAAATCTAACATACCTCACGTCTTTGAATTTGGTAGAAAGTAACTTAAACGGTTCAATCCCGTCATCACTTTCAAACCTTCAGCATCTCACTCATTTAGATCTTTCAGGGAACAGACTCAAAGGTTCAATCCCTTCATCATTTTCAAACCTTCATCATCTTACTTACTTGGATCTTTCATCGAATAGGCTTGGTGGACAAATTCCAAATGTGTTTGATAGGCTAACCAACTTGCAAACTTTGTTTCTTCAAAGTAACTATTTTGGAAGGAAGTTGCCACCCTCATTGTTTACATTAACTCAACTCTCTGTGTTGGATTGTTCTTACAATAAAATTGTGGGACCACTACCCGACAAAGCAGCCTTTTCAAATCTCACCCAGTTAATCCTAAATGACAACCTCTTAAATGGGACAATTCCTTGGTGGGTTTTATCCTTCAAGTCTTTGAGATATTTGGATCTATCAGATAATCGATTCACAGGACATataaatgaaattaaatcttATTCTTTGGAGTATCTTGACTTGTGCAACAATGAGCTCCATGGAAATATTCCAGAATCGATATTTGATCTTGTAAACCTTACAGATTTGTGCTTGTTATCACACAGTAGTTGGAGCGGTACTCTTCACTTCCCACTATTTTCTAAGCTTCAGAAGTTGGTGCATCTTTCCCTTTCAGGTTGCAATTCATTGTTGCTAAATTCTGAGACAAGTGTTAATTACACTTTCTCCAATTTGCGGACACTAAAGTTGCTTTCAAACAATATTATTGGTCATTCAACATTCTACGGAGTCTTTCCACAGATTGAGTATCTTGAATTATCCAATAATAAACTTGATGGGAAAGTGCCCAAATGGATACAGGATATGGATTCATTACTTCATTTGAATCTCTCACACAACTCCTTCACATCAATAGGTCAATTCCCATGGCATAGACTTGAATTCCTTGATCTTAGTTTCAACTCAATGGTTGATGacatttcttccttcttttgcaaTGAAATTAATTTGCGTAACATCAACTTGTCCCACAACAATTTCACTGGAACATTTCCACAATGTTTGCTCAATATCTCATTGCCTTTGGCTTTGGATATACAAATGAACAAACTTCATGGCACTTTGCCAGATACTTTTAATCATCTTGTTCTTGTAACACTGAATCTCAATGGCAACCAGTTTGAAGGTTTATTGCCGAAATCTTTGCCCAATTGCACAGAGCTTGTGGATTTGAATCTTGGAAACAATCAATTTGAGGATACATTTCCCAATTGGCTTCAGAAtctattaaatttgaaaatactGGTCTTAAGAGGCAATAAGTTGCACGGTCCCATTGCCGAGTTGAAATCTGAAAAGATGTTTTCAAGTTTGATTATTTTTGACATATCAAGCAACAACTTTAGTGGCTCATTACCGAAatcatacataaaaaattttcaagccATGAAGATTCCTGGTGATAAAGAGCATAGTTGGAGTTATTATATTCAAACTGGTGCTGGTATTTCTGGAGAAGGCAGAATTCAACCAGAATATCATGATTCTATAACTGCAACAATTAAAGGAACCAATACCCCTTATGCAAAAATTCCAAGAGTCCTTGCAATGATCGATTTGTCAGAAAACAAATTTGAAGGAGAGATTCCAGATGTGTTTGGAGAGCTTCAAGCACTCATAAGCCTCAACCTATCACATAACAGCCTCATTGGTCCTATTCCCCGCTCGTTGGGAAATTTGACAAACCTCGAATCATTGGACCTCTCCTCAAATATGCTTGATGGGAATATTCCTGCTGAACTGACCAATCTGAACTTTCTTGAGGTCTTGAATCTTTCCCAAAACCAACTGGTGGGACCAATACCTAGAGGAAAACAGTTTGATACATTTTCAAACAATTCCTATGTGGGAAACTTGGGGCTATGTGGATTGCCATTGTCAATTCAATGCAACAACAATGTCCCTTTGAAACAATATCCATCTTCTGAGGCTGAGGACAAGTTTGGGTTTGGTTGGAAACCAGTGGCAATAGGATATGCATGTGGAATGGTGCTTGGAATTGGCTTGGGATTTTGTGTTTTCTCAATTGGAAAGCCTCAATGGCTTGTGATCATGTTTGGAGGCAAAAGAATCAAAAGACGGAGCCGTGGAAATCGGCGTGCAAGAACAACTTAATGGCcacaacttcttcttcttgggGCCACTCTCAAGTTCATTGTTGCATGGGAAATTTGTTTCAGATGTTGGTTATTGCTGTTGTgtctttttatatcttttttgttttgagattgtaattttctttttgctttttcttttttcttctttaaatctCTGCAAGCCTTGTCTTATAATTTGTAAGTGTGTTGCTACTTATATATGATGATGTTGCaagtaaattatgtttttatAGTAGTATATAATTGGTTTCCCCTaatatatttttctgttttcatgcAAATTCAACAACACTACTCCTTAGTTTCCACCTCGTTCACTTCATTCTATGTTTAAGGCATATAATGTGCAAATTCTAGCTAGTTACCACTTACGAAGTTGAAGTAGAAACCATATTGTGCAGCTTTAAATCTTACTTGAGTTATTAGTTTGGGCTATTAATGGTTCTATTGCCAAGAGCTTTACAACACACATCtgttgtaaaaataaa contains:
- the LOC112703871 gene encoding receptor-like protein 7 is translated as MGYFVRVVMCVHMFMLFHFFTCLSSHSCHSEETSALLHFKTELITDTAFYEYDRDYADLCPHVYPKMSTWGNGTNCCSWMGVTCHSLSGHVIGLDLSCSGVVGNIHPNSTLFHLIHLQTLSLAYNYIYGDVPFQISHLYKLQSLDLSWNHELEWKESTWKRMLQNATALSEIVLDKTDMTLIGPTPNPFSLIANLSSTLVTLSLDDTSINGYVTSDMLCLPNLQYLSLSSPPGVGHEGIQIHVLNLNCTTSLRFLDLSRCYFQGPIPSSFSNLTYLTSLNLVESNLNGSIPSSLSNLQHLTHLDLSGNRLKGSIPSSFSNLHHLTYLDLSSNRLGGQIPNVFDRLTNLQTLFLQSNYFGRKLPPSLFTLTQLSVLDCSYNKIVGPLPDKAAFSNLTQLILNDNLLNGTIPWWVLSFKSLRYLDLSDNRFTGHINEIKSYSLEYLDLCNNELHGNIPESIFDLVNLTDLCLLSHSSWSGTLHFPLFSKLQKLVHLSLSGCNSLLLNSETSVNYTFSNLRTLKLLSNNIIGHSTFYGVFPQIEYLELSNNKLDGKVPKWIQDMDSLLHLNLSHNSFTSIGQFPWHRLEFLDLSFNSMVDDISSFFCNEINLRNINLSHNNFTGTFPQCLLNISLPLALDIQMNKLHGTLPDTFNHLVLVTLNLNGNQFEGLLPKSLPNCTELVDLNLGNNQFEDTFPNWLQNLLNLKILVLRGNKLHGPIAELKSEKMFSSLIIFDISSNNFSGSLPKSYIKNFQAMKIPGDKEHSWSYYIQTGAGISGEGRIQPEYHDSITATIKGTNTPYAKIPRVLAMIDLSENKFEGEIPDVFGELQALISLNLSHNSLIGPIPRSLGNLTNLESLDLSSNMLDGNIPAELTNLNFLEVLNLSQNQLVGPIPRGKQFDTFSNNSYVGNLGLCGLPLSIQCNNNVPLKQYPSSEAEDKFGFGWKPVAIGYACGMVLGIGLGFCVFSIGKPQWLVIMFGGKRIKRRSRGNRRARTT